In Actinobacillus equuli, the genomic stretch AGAAATCGGGTTACCTGCCCCAACTTGACCACGAGTTTCAACTTTAACATTCCAACCTTGTGTTTTGGCATAGTTTTCAATCGCTTCCGCAGACATAAAGGTATGTGCCACGCCAGTTGGACAAGCGGTTACTGCTACGATGTTTTTCACACCTGAAGTTGATACGTTTGAAGCGGTTGCATTTGCAAAAGTTTTTGCATTTTCGACCGCTTGTTTAAGCGTCACTTCCGGTTGAGCGAAGGCTTGGTCTAAATTCACTACCGCACCTTGTTTGCCGGCAGCAATAGTCGGAATTTCATCGTTAAATAACACGACAAAATCAGCTTGTTCAGCGTTTACAACTTGATGACCTTGTTGCTTGGCTGCCGCTGATAATACTTCATTCACGAGGAAAGCTCGGGCTTTACCCAGTGATTGAGGGAATACAAAGGAAATATTCATTTTGAGATCCTTATAAGTTTGAGAGAATTTTATTTCTCCCCTCTTTTCTGAAGAGGGGATTTTGTTACAAATTATTAACCTAATTGGGTTAATTTCACCTGTGCCACAATCTCATCTAGGGCATTTCGGTCGCTGATACCGACATTGCTTTGTGATACCGCTAATGCCGATGTACCGCTTGCGAAGGCGAGGGTTTTCGCTTTATCCCAACCTTGAGCAAGCCCATAAATTAAGCCTGCCACCATCGAATCGCCGGCACCGACCGTACTCACAACATTTTGGCAACGAGGCGGTTGAGCTTGAACCACGCCTTCGCTGTTAAGCCATACAGAGCCGTCTGCGCCCATTGAAATAATCACGTTCTCAATACCACCGGCACGTAATTCTTGTGCCGCTGCAATCACTTCTTCTAAGCTGTTTAGCGGACGATTCGCCCAAACTTCTAACTCACGACGATTCGGTTTTACTAACCACGGATGGGCTTTTAAACCTTCGGTTAATGCCGCATTGCTGCTGTCTAATACAACTTTTAAGCCTTGTTGGTGGAGTGATTCCAACCATTGTGAGAATTGTTGCGCCGTTACACCACGAGGGAGTGAACCGCATACCGCCACCAAATCAAACTCTTTTGCCCATTGCTGTGATTGAGCGGTAAAGTTTGCCCAATCTTCGGCACTAATTTCAAAACCTAAGAAGTTCAAGTCGGTCACGTCTGCTTCGGTTTCGGTAATTTTCACGTTAATACGGGTTTTACCGTCAATACGATAGAATTGATCGTCCACACCATTTTGTTTAAACGATTGAACGAAATCGCCTTGATTTTCAGCGCCTAAAAAACCGGTAACTGCTAATTTAACGCCGAGATCCGCTAATACTTTCGCTACGTTGATACCTTTACCGGCAGGGTATAAGCCTAAGGTTTCAACGGTATTTACTTCGCCCACTTCAATGCGTTGTAGGCGGCCGACTAAGTCAAACGCCGGATTTAAGGTTACGGTTGCAATACGTAATTGTTGTGTCATTGTTTGTTCCTCAATTACTCGCCTAAACCCGCAGCAATCGCCGCACCGATACCGTCAATCGCTTTTTGGGCGTCATCACCGGTTGCCACGAAACGTAAGCGGTGACCTTTTACGACGCCCAGTGCCACAATTTTCATTAAACTTTTCGCACTGACTAATTGGCTGTCTCGATCTAAGTTTTGCACAACGATAGTCGCATTATATTTTTTCACTTCGTTGACTAACACCGCACTTGGGCGAGCGTGTAAACCATGTTCGTTTTGAATTACGAATGTACCTTCTACTTGGCCTTCTACCGCAGGTTCAGAAGCGGTAGAATTTGCAGAATTTTTTGCAGATTCAACCGCTTGCGGTTGTGCTGCGCCTTCAATCGTATCTTCAACCGCAGGGACAAATGACACGCTTTCGCCTAAACCTTCTACGAATGCTTTTGCTAATGCTTCGATCGCTTGTTGAGCGTCTTCACCCTCCGCCACAAAACGTAAACGATGTGCTTGGCTTGCACCTAACGCCACCACTTTCATTGTGCTTTTCGCATTCGCCGGCGCAGTGCCACGATCTAAGTTTTCCACGGTCACTTTTGCCGCAAACGGTTTTAAAGTTTGCACTAATACCGCACTTGGGCGAGCGTGTAAACCATTGTCGTTACGTACGGTGAAAGTACCGATAACCTGACCCGCAGCCGGTTGCTCGGAAACGGTCGTATTTGCAGAATTTTTTGCAGATTCAACCGCTTGCGGTTGTGCTGTGCCTTCAATCGTATCTTCAACCGCCGGTACGAATGAAACGCTTTCGCCTAAGCCTTCTACGAATGCTTTTGCCAATGCTTCGATCGCTTGTTGAGCGTCTTCGCCTTCCGCCACAAAACGTAAGCGGTGTGCTTGGCTTGCGCCTAATGCCACTACTTTCATTGTGCTTTTTGCATTCGCCGGTGCAGTACCGCGATCTAAGTTTTCTACCGTTACTTTTGCTGCAAACGGTTTTAAGGTTTGCACTAATACTGCACTTGGACGAGCGTGTAAGCCGTTGTCGTTACGTACGGTAAATGTGCCGATAACTTGTTGGCTGGTTTGTTCTGTTGCCGTTGAGCTTACTGCTGAAACTGCATTTTCATTTACGCCAAAGAGTGCAACGATTTGTGCAGCAGACGCTGTGGTTAATTGTTTGCGAATATCGGTATTTAATAAACGTGCGATAAGCGCAGAAAGTGTATTATCCGCTGCGGCGATAGTGACTAAAGTCTGTCCTTGTTGGTTACGTGCCACTGCAAAACCGTTCGCTTGGTTACCGTTTGCAGAGTCAGTTACAAAAAGATTGTTACCTAAGTTAAGAGGAGTGCTTGCAACCACATCGCTAATAAATGCTTGTGTTACATAGCCTTTTTCTTGAAGTTTTGCCGCATTAATGGCAGAAAGTGTAATAAGACTTGCAGAATCGATATTTAATGAAATCGTTTCTTCTGAAATAACAGGAAGTGATTTTTTACCGCTTAACACTGCAGCAAATTCTTCGACATCTTGCGTTTTAGCTAAGGTCGCAGCCGCTTCTTCATCACTTAATACGCCGGTTAATTGACGAAGGAGAGCTAAATGTTCGTCAGATTTTGCCGCAATACCAATCACGACATAGGCTTTATTGCCTTCGCCCCATTCCACACCTTGTGGGAATTGATAAATTTGTACACCGGTATTTTGTACAAGGTGGCGAGTGTCTAATGTGCCGTGAGGAATGGCAATACCATTACCAAGGAAAGTCGAGGTTTGCGTTTCACGGGCTAACATTCCCGCTTCGTAGCCTTCCGCAACATTACCATTTGCTACAAGACCTGCAGCAACAAGCTTGATCGCTTCTTCTTTGTTGCTGGCAGTACCATTTAAACGGATATTTTGTGCCGATAAATTTAGCATCTGAGCTCCTTATTGGATTTAATTTTAAAAATAAAAATATTGCTACATATTGTACCCCATAATCTGCTAAATCGTTCTAGCGGATTAAAAAAAATGTCAAAAAGTGTGAGCTAGTTCGCATATATTGCGAGAAAAATATGATGTAAATCACAAAAGCGCATAGTTTTTCGGCGAGGTTTTTATTTTAATGTTAAAATGCAAACGTTTTCGTCAGAAAAGAAAAATAATTTAGAGTGTAAAAAAATGAGGAAGCAAATAATGACAGCTTATAATTATTCAGAACAAGATTCGTCTTTTATTGAGCAGCTTTCCGGTGGGTATTGCAAAGACCCGTTTTCCTATTTGGGGAGTCATTTTGAAAATGGACATTGTGTAGTAAGGATTTATTTACCTGAAGCAGATGCCGTTACAATTATTGATGATCAAGGACGATGTTTATCGGAAACGATAAAGATTGATGATTGCGGTGTTTTTGTCGCTTTACTTGATTGTTCCGACCCTCATTTCTATTACCGTTTACGCGTTACTTATCCTTTGGGTGAAATTGATATTGAAGACCCATACCGTTTTAAATCCTCTCTATTCGCATTAGATAATTGGTTATTATCTGAAGGCACTCATCTTCGACCTTATGAAAAATTAGGCGCTCATTTTGAAATTCAAGAAAATATTGCCGGTGTGCGTTTTAGTGTTTGGGCGCCAAATGCAAAACGTGTCTCTGTTGTCGGTGATTTTAATTATTGGGACGGTCGAGTACATAGTATGCGCTTTCATGTAGAAAGCGGTATTTGGGATATATTTATTCCGAATATTGATGCAGGATCATTATATAAATTTGAATTATTAGATAGCCATGGTCATCTGCGTTTGAAATCGGACCCTTATGCTTTTGCTTCACAGCTTCGCCCTGAAACGGCTTCGGTCGTTGCCGGATTACCGGATATTGTTGAGGTTGAGGAAAAACTTCGCCGAGCAAATAATATTGATCAACCGATTTCAATTTATGAAGTTCATCTAGGTTCTTGGCGCCGCAATTTAGAAAATAACTATTGGCTGAATTATGATGAAATTGCCAATGAACTCATTCCTTATGTAAAAGATATGGGATTCACTCATATTGAATTACTTCCTATTACCGAATATCCGTTTGATGGCTCTTGGGGTTATCAGCCTATTGGACTTTATTCGCCAACTAGCCGCTTCGGCTCGCCACATGATCTCCGTTCGTTTATCCGCAAAGCTCACGCAGCGGGCATTGCAGTGATTTTAGATTGGGTGGTCGGACATTTCCCAACCGATTCACACGGTTTAGTGCAATTTGACGGTTCACATTTATATGAGCACCAAGATCCGAGAGAAGGCTATCACCAAGATTGGAATACGTTAATTTTTAATTACGGTCGTAATGAAGTTTTCAATTATCTCTCCGGCAATGCGTTGTATTGGACGGAACGTTTCGGCATTGACGGTTTACGTGTGGACGCGGTTTCTTCAATGATTTACCGAGATTACTCACGTAAAGACGGTGAATGGATTCCAAACCAATATGGCGGACGTGAGAATTTGGAAGCGTTGGATTTTTTACGCCGCACCAATCAAATGCTTGAGCAAGAAGGTCATGCTGCGGTGACGATAGCAGAGGAATCAACCTCATTTAACGGCATTACGCATGCGGTAAGCCAGCAAGGCGTAGGTTTTGATTATAAATGGAATATGGGGTGGATGAATGACACGCTCCGTTATATGGCGTTAGATCCGATTCATCGTAAATATCATCATGACTGGATGACATTCGGCATGATCTATCAATATAGCGAAAAATTTATTTTGCCGCTTTCGCATGATGAGGTGGTGCATGGCAAAGGTTCCTTAATTGGAAAAATGCCGGGTGATTGTTGGCAAAAATTTGCGAATTTACGTGCTTATTACGGCTATATGTGGGGCTATCCGGGCAAAAAATTATTGTTTATGGGTAATGAATTCGCTCAAGGACGAGAATGGAACTTTAACGAAAGTTTGGACTGGTTCTTGCTTGGTGAAGAAGGTGGCAATTGGCATAAAGGTATGTTGAATTGGGTTCGAGATCTGAATCGTGTTTATCAACAATATCCGGCGCTTTATCAACTTGATCATGAGCCTAGCGGTTTTGAGTGGCTGGTAGTGGATGATTGGCAACAATCGGTATTTGCTTTTGAGCGTAAAGCGAAAGACGGTTCAAGCGTGATTGTAGTCAGTAATTTCACGCCGATCGTGCGCCATAACTACCGTATTGGTGTCGCACAAGACGGGGTTTATAAAGAGATACTCAACTCGGATGCGGCTTATTATGCCGGTAGTAATGTCGGTAATTACGGTGAGATTCTATGCGAGGAAGAACCGTCACACGGCAAGCCTTATTCTCTCAGCGTTTCATTACCGCCGTTAGCCACGATTTTTATTGTGCGCACAGCAAAACCGGAACAGGAACAAGCGCTGATTAAAAAGGTAGAAAGCGCATTTAAAAAAACGAAAAACGCTAAGAAAAAAAGAAAAAGTAAGAAGTAGCAGATGAAAATATCAGTGGGAAAGCCGTTCCCTCTTGGTGCACAAGCGGGTAAAAAAGGCACGAATTTTGCAATTTTTTCAGCAAATGCGACCGCTATTGAGCTGTGTATTTTTGATGATAAGGGTGAGCAGCGTTATCCGATGCAGCGTAGCGGCGATATTTGGCATCTGTTCGTTTGCGGCGTTGGGAGTGGCACCTTATATGGCTTTAGAGTTTCAGGCGATGTCGATGAGCAAAAAGGCGCATTATTTAACCCGAATAAATTGTTGCTTGATCCGTATGCTAAACGAGTAGTCGGGCTACCCGATGCGCATGATGAGAAGGCGTTAAGCTATTTTATTTGGAATGACTCACAAGATAATGCTCATCTTGCGCCTAAATCTGTTGTCGTCACCGATGATTTTGATTGGACAGGTGAAAAACGACCGCATTATTCGTGGGCGGAAACGATTATTTACGAAGCGCATGTAAAAGGCTTTAGTCGTTTAAATCATAATA encodes the following:
- the fruK gene encoding 1-phosphofructokinase, which produces MTQQLRIATVTLNPAFDLVGRLQRIEVGEVNTVETLGLYPAGKGINVAKVLADLGVKLAVTGFLGAENQGDFVQSFKQNGVDDQFYRIDGKTRINVKITETEADVTDLNFLGFEISAEDWANFTAQSQQWAKEFDLVAVCGSLPRGVTAQQFSQWLESLHQQGLKVVLDSSNAALTEGLKAHPWLVKPNRRELEVWANRPLNSLEEVIAAAQELRAGGIENVIISMGADGSVWLNSEGVVQAQPPRCQNVVSTVGAGDSMVAGLIYGLAQGWDKAKTLAFASGTSALAVSQSNVGISDRNALDEIVAQVKLTQLG
- the fruB gene encoding fused PTS fructose transporter subunit IIA/HPr protein gives rise to the protein MLNLSAQNIRLNGTASNKEEAIKLVAAGLVANGNVAEGYEAGMLARETQTSTFLGNGIAIPHGTLDTRHLVQNTGVQIYQFPQGVEWGEGNKAYVVIGIAAKSDEHLALLRQLTGVLSDEEAAATLAKTQDVEEFAAVLSGKKSLPVISEETISLNIDSASLITLSAINAAKLQEKGYVTQAFISDVVASTPLNLGNNLFVTDSANGNQANGFAVARNQQGQTLVTIAAADNTLSALIARLLNTDIRKQLTTASAAQIVALFGVNENAVSAVSSTATEQTSQQVIGTFTVRNDNGLHARPSAVLVQTLKPFAAKVTVENLDRGTAPANAKSTMKVVALGASQAHRLRFVAEGEDAQQAIEALAKAFVEGLGESVSFVPAVEDTIEGTAQPQAVESAKNSANTTVSEQPAAGQVIGTFTVRNDNGLHARPSAVLVQTLKPFAAKVTVENLDRGTAPANAKSTMKVVALGASQAHRLRFVAEGEDAQQAIEALAKAFVEGLGESVSFVPAVEDTIEGAAQPQAVESAKNSANSTASEPAVEGQVEGTFVIQNEHGLHARPSAVLVNEVKKYNATIVVQNLDRDSQLVSAKSLMKIVALGVVKGHRLRFVATGDDAQKAIDGIGAAIAAGLGE
- the glgB gene encoding 1,4-alpha-glucan branching protein GlgB — encoded protein: MTAYNYSEQDSSFIEQLSGGYCKDPFSYLGSHFENGHCVVRIYLPEADAVTIIDDQGRCLSETIKIDDCGVFVALLDCSDPHFYYRLRVTYPLGEIDIEDPYRFKSSLFALDNWLLSEGTHLRPYEKLGAHFEIQENIAGVRFSVWAPNAKRVSVVGDFNYWDGRVHSMRFHVESGIWDIFIPNIDAGSLYKFELLDSHGHLRLKSDPYAFASQLRPETASVVAGLPDIVEVEEKLRRANNIDQPISIYEVHLGSWRRNLENNYWLNYDEIANELIPYVKDMGFTHIELLPITEYPFDGSWGYQPIGLYSPTSRFGSPHDLRSFIRKAHAAGIAVILDWVVGHFPTDSHGLVQFDGSHLYEHQDPREGYHQDWNTLIFNYGRNEVFNYLSGNALYWTERFGIDGLRVDAVSSMIYRDYSRKDGEWIPNQYGGRENLEALDFLRRTNQMLEQEGHAAVTIAEESTSFNGITHAVSQQGVGFDYKWNMGWMNDTLRYMALDPIHRKYHHDWMTFGMIYQYSEKFILPLSHDEVVHGKGSLIGKMPGDCWQKFANLRAYYGYMWGYPGKKLLFMGNEFAQGREWNFNESLDWFLLGEEGGNWHKGMLNWVRDLNRVYQQYPALYQLDHEPSGFEWLVVDDWQQSVFAFERKAKDGSSVIVVSNFTPIVRHNYRIGVAQDGVYKEILNSDAAYYAGSNVGNYGEILCEEEPSHGKPYSLSVSLPPLATIFIVRTAKPEQEQALIKKVESAFKKTKNAKKKRKSKK